CACCTGATGATGACATTGTTTTTGTTATACAAGGTTGCTAGCCAACTTGAGGTTTTACCTGGAGCTGAGTTTCGGGTGGCATTTGAGGAAGCAATGAGTTATGGTGGAAAAGTAATCCTAGGAGATCGCCCTGTCCAGGTATGCAACCTAGCAATGGAGTTTGGTTGTATGTGTATAAGCCTTGGAATAAATATGATCAAGTTCTGATCTGGTTGTTTTTCGTGCATTTTGATATAATGATTCAAACAAAATGGTCATATATTTCCATTGTACTAGTCAATACCTTGTGCAAACTCATCTTTTTAGTTTctgaaaaatataatattttcaaAATGACCTTTGTGTAGCACTGTTTGGATTGAATTAAGGACAGTTATCACCTCTTGCTTATTTTGTAAGTCTTCTGCTGTGATATCTAATAAGAGAACTTCTGTTGATATTTGACCAAAAGATTGCTTTACACCTACTAATGTAGGAATTTCTTTTAGGAATATAATATGAAGCATTTTGGGGGTTCACCCTATGTTTGCTTTGTTGTTGATTGTCGCTACTTGCTCGCATCACAATTTTTTCCCCTTGCATATCGGTCAATGCCTTTGAATTCATGGTTTCTGAAATGTCATGCACATCAAGTCTAAGTTTGGTTAATTGTTACTTTTAATTAGCAACTAATACCATATCATCTCTATTCTTCATTTGTTTTGAAGATCACGTTAAGGAGGACCTGGGGAAAGATGTCACTCTGGCACAGGGCAAAATTTCTGTACTACATTATTTTCCAATCAATTTTTTTACCAAGCCCGGAGGAACTTAACAAAATGGTATGCTGTTTTAATGGTTCATTCCATCCATGTCACCAGGAAAGTTCACAGTTCCTTTATACTTATTTGATGTCAGTGCGACACACTGGATTTAATCTAACTTTTAGAATTTTTAGAGTTAACATACAAAGAAATCATTGTTATTGCATTCACATTGTGACGACAGCCCTCCCTCCTTGCCTCCTTGGCTACAGTTGAAGGACATGGATGATGTTGACATGCTAACACTTGTTATTCAAGAGATGAGCAAGGCATTTCCTAGTTTAATGGAGACGCTTCTACATGAACGTGATATGTGAGTTCCTTTAGTACAATAATTTGTGCAAAGGAGCTCTTTTTGTTATTTCCAGTGCTATAGTAATGGTAaactataaaaaatatattaaattgtGTCTTCAGGTATATGTCTTCGAAATTGTTGAAGGTGGCGAGGGAACATTCTTCAGTAGTTGCAGTTGTGGGAAAGGGGCATGTTTCTGGAATAAAGAAAAATTGGCAACAGCCAATTCAGGTCCGTCTTTTAAAGGAAAATATTTCAAACAGCTTGTCATATAGTATGTAAATTCCTTTAGGAATAGGAAAGTCATCACTGAGTAGGTTAATGTTTGATTGGTTAACAATAaatattttataattaatttgcaCACTTTAACTTTGAATGTCCCTTGCAGGTAAAAAGTTTATTAGAACTACCAGTGGCTAACGAAGGTGCTTCAAAGCTGAAAATTTTAGCTTCCATTGGAGCATTGAGCGGTGTAATAATAGCATCCGGAATATACATATGGGGTAGAAAATAACAACTGTGCACACAATGTAATTCAGTGTGCCTTAGTCTCTAAAAAATGTATTTAGTTTATTTACTTATATGATTTGTTTCATTTGTTTTAAATAGATGTAACTTCTAAAATTAAAGTTGAACAAATGAAAGAACAGGACAACAGGTGCTCCAGATAATGAAACGTGGTTCGTTTCGTCGCCATTTGTTTTGTGTTTTTTGGACAAGTGTAAATTCTGATAAATAATTCCTGTTTCAAGCATTAAGTATATGCACCTGAATGACCTGCTAGACTGAGTCGCATCTCTTGCTTATTCGCTTGGACAAGTTATATTAACTTGCATGCACGCTGACGCAATCTTTGATATTGCTAAAAAACTCATGTAGTCTAGCAAGAACTTTTATTTTTGTGGAACACTCTCTGGTCTGGCAAGATTTGGTGACCAAATTGTGGTTGACCAGACCGGTCTGTATGTGTTCGTCAAACCATCAACGCTCTGAAGAGTAGAGTATGGATAAGTAGTAATAACTACTAGCTCATGGCTGACAAATCGTCAGTGACAGCCATGTGAACAGAACAGAATTCTCGGCTTACTAGTGGAGCTAACAGCAGCATAGTAGACTAGTAGTGGATACTGACAGAAAACCGTACAGATTAACTGCATATATGTGCAATCCAATCCTGAACCTAGTCAACAAAAATGCCGCAGGTCGGCCTGATCTCCCCGAGGTCGCCGACGAGCACGTCGGTGCGGCCCATCTTGACCATCGCCGCGGCGAAGTCGGCGTAGTACTCGTCCGGCGACTTCGCCTTGGCCACCTTCTCGACGTACCCCCTGGTGACGGGGTCGTGGAGGAGGCTGCCGTCGGACTGGAACAACCCGCCTGTGGCGAGCACGTGCCGGTAGTAGCTCAGGTCGAAGGTGTAGTTGCTGCCGGGGTCCAGGGGCACCTTGGTCTTCccttcgccgccgtcgtcgtcgacgccggGACGGGGCGGCGGGCAGAGCTTCTTGAGCTCGGCAGCGTAGTCCGGGTTCAGCGACGGGTCCTGGTCCATGCTGCCGGTGAAGTTGTAGAGCCGCTTCTGGATCGGGCCGCAGTGGGAGGTCCCGATGCTGTGGCACCCTGCGCAGTACGTGTCGGAGGCGACGCGGCCGTTAGCTAGCGGTCGAGTGGAGTGGTTGGCTCGGCTAAGCCGTTGCTGTCGCTCACgcggaaaggaaaggaaaggaggaggagtaggCGGGTGGGCGGGCAGCGAGAGGTACCGAAGAGGACGGCGATGTCCTTGGAGTTGAGCGACTTGACGCTGAAGAAGGTCTTGACGTCGACGATGTTGgagtccggcggcggcaggtcgtTCTCGACGTACTCCGCCACGGTGAGGttgccgtcgcgccgcccggtctccaCGTCGTACCACGGCCCGTGGCTCTGAACGTACCAAGCGAGCATTCACGGTCAGCAAAAGAGCAAAGCAAAGCACAACGAGAACGGCTCCAGAGAGCTCGGTTCGATGGCGGCTCACCAGGTAGACGGCGTCCCTGGCGGCCATGGCGatgatgtcggcgcaggagacggtgAGCGGGCAGACGGCCTCGAGCCGGGCCTTGATCCGCTCGATGGCGTCGTACCCTCGCATGCTGCGGTTGGGGAGCGCGTCCCGCTCCGTCTTGTTCCCCTTCTTCCTCGACCGGAGCATGATCGATCCGTCGCAGCCCTTCGCACGAAATAACAGAGCAAGCAGAGGATCAGGATCACCAGGCACGCACGAACCCTCATGCTGAACAGAACGGAGCAGGTAGCTATAGGCAGGTTGTTTTACCTGCACGAAGCAGTCGTGGTAGTGCATCCGGAGCAGGGCCGGCGCGACCGTGGCGTCCTCCATGAGGATGAGCCTCATCTCCGCGAGGACGACGTCCTCCGCGATCGGGCACGTCTCGTGGTAGAATCCGACCTGCAGCGCGGCCTCCGGCGCGCTCGCGAGCGCGCTgaccaccaccagggccgcaGCCGCCActagaagcggcggcggtggccgcagccgctgccgctcccTCCACATCAAAGAAACACGGCTGCCGGGGATCCGATCGGAGACGATTGCAGAAAGGCTGAGACGATGATCGACGCGGGAGGATGATGGTGCGCCGCGATCGAGTGGTATGTACTACGCGCAGGACGCGATCGCGATCACACGGTGGGAAGTCAGCGCGTGTGGTTGCACGGTGGCTATCGGATGGTGCGCGTGAcgggaccggccggccggcgatcaAGTGCGACGGACCCCGTCGGTCGCCTCTCGAGGCTCCGATGGAGGGCGTTGCGGCTGGTGCGCGCTCGCGCGTGTCTCCACTCGAATCGATTGCTGTTAGCTCAAGGGGACGGGGGGTTCGTTGGGTACGATCGGTTCAACAGTTTCGGCTTTCCGGATGCGTGTCCCGTGGTTGGTGGATGACGTCGGCTCGTAGCCATCCGGGCAAAGGTTCCAGACAGCCTTTCCACTTTTCCAGATCAAGGGAAATGCGTTCCTCGAGGTTGAGTAACTTCGTCGCAGCGCACGTCAGCTTGAAGCGTGCCCCGTTTAGGACTGGAATTTCCTTCCTGTTTCGCTCGCCTCTCGCGGAAGATAAAACAACTGCCTCCCGCGAAATGTCCGCGAAAATTTATAACCGAGGACGAACATAAGGTGCTACGAGTGCAAGGGCTCGTCTGATAGGATTGTAACTGTGGCTGTTTCGGCTACCCAAGTAGCTTTTTTTGTTTGGCTTATCTGGTTGGAAAGACGTTTGTAAAATAGTTTCTTCTAGCTGTTAAAAATTAACGAGAAATGCGAAATGTCCGTACTACccttatctttttctttttttcctaccATTTCTTCATTTATtttgcctttttttcttttcccttcccATTATCTCTCTCGCATCCTCTTTCTTCCTTATTTCTCTAGCCTCCCCAATCTCCTGCGTCTCCTCCATTAGGCCTCCGtacgcccgccggccgcctccaggCTAGCCGTAGCTCCCCTGCGCGGGCTGCGCCACCGGCTGCCGGGCTCGGCCTCCTGGTTCCCCTCCGTCAGCCGCCCGTCGGGTGCCGGGCCCGGCTTCCTGCCTCTCCTGCGCTTGACGGCCGCCTCTCCTCTCCACCTTCGCCTCTCATgtgcccgccggccgcctctcctctctgctcccgCCCTCCTACGCCAGGGTCAAGCTTAGAACTTTGTCCTCGCGGACGGGTGGAGCCGTGGGGAGCCGCATTTTTGGGCTTTGGCTTGGTCCATCGGCACCAGACAGCGGGAAATCCGGAGCTTCTTCGGCGGAGCCATTTTTGCTTGGTTCCTTTGGTAGGGATTCGGGTGGAGCCAAGCACCTAAAACTGCCCACATCACCTGCCACGACAGCAAAATGCATCTACATGTCATGCGATAGTATGTGCACACATTTGACAGGTTTGTAtatctgttttttttctatttgtcGGACTAAAGTGATACTATTATACAAAACATTGTCTGGTGGATGTAATTCATTGGAATAAAATTTTCACGAGGTGTTTTTGTTGTGTGGATACTCTAAAGAAATACGATATCTGTTCAATTTGGTACAGATACGCACGATTTTTTCTTCTGTGCTAACGGGCCCAAATTCAACAGCCTGGACCATTGGCCTGGTCCAAGTTCATTCTTTCCAGTCCCACCCACCCAGCCCCGCGTGGGCCTCAAATATAAGTGCCCAGACTTTTCGGGTTTTCCCCAAACCAAGGCCCCAGCTGCTGCAGCATATCCAATCTGCTTTagaccccctcaaaaaaaaaaaaacctaatcTGCTTTAGAGATCTGCCAACTATTTGGATGGGACTTGCAACACAACCACTAGTCCACTAGCCACTGCACTGCAACCCTATTTTGGCCCGTTCCAGAGCTCTCCGATCCGGCGAGATGCCATCAGCAGCCAGCAATCCCCCCACGCCATGTGATATTGTGATTTGCTGCTCAAGAACCTGTCCCCTCCCGTTACAAACATTCGGGCggcccgtgcccgtgcccgtgcccgtaCCAGTAAACAAATGGAGCGCCAGCGTGGGCGTGGGGGCAGCGCTGCCACCCGCAAAAACATCGGGGGGGTCCGGAAACACATGCCGTGCGCATCCATGGGCGCGGCGATCATGAGTGCATTATTGACCGGTGTCCGgctacggccgccgccgcggtcagCAGGTAATGGTCGAGCACGCGTGTCGCCTTGCGCGCCGCGCATGTGCGCCACAACTGGATCGCCGATGCATGGGCAGGGTCATTTTAGTATGTGCACGGCAATGGCATCTCGGCTGACACAGGCCTGGACAACTCAAAAAGGTTTATTGTATTGTCACCAGATCCTGATCCTGAAGAGGAGGGAGATTACATACATGGATGGCTGTAACGAAATAATCAATCGATACACAGTAAAAAAAGGATTGGAAAAGAACGGAGGTAAAAACTTGTACATGCATCTCTCAAACCAAAAGCCTGAACCCATCATACTGGCTGGCTGGCAATCGATCTCTGCTTTCTGGTCAGTCAGTCAGTTCAATTAATTCACGACGCTGCACTTCTTCCTGATCTCGCCCTGGCTGCCGGTGAGCACCTCGACGGAGCCCATCTTGACCATGGACGCGGCGAAGTCGGCGAAGAACTCCTCCCTGTAGGCGCCGGTGGCGTGGCGGAGCACGTAGGCGCGGGTGAAGGGGTCGGTGAGCAGCGCGCCGTCGGAGTGGAAGAGGCCCCTGCGCTTGGCCACGTGGCCGAAGTAGCTCAGGTCGAAGGTCTTGAAGCTGCCGGGGTCCATCTCCACCAGCGTCGTGTTGTCGTCGAGGCTCGGGCACTTGCCGCGGAGGCGCGCCATGTACATGGGGTCCAGCGTCGGGTCGGTGTCGTGGGCGTTGTCCATGCCAGTGAAGTTGTAGAGCCGGTCCGAGAAGGAGAAGCAGTGGGAGGTGCCGAGGGTGTGGCCGGCGGAGAGGACGACGAGGTCCTTGGCGTCGAGGTTCTTGGTCGCGAAGATCTGGGTCAGCTCCGTGAAGTTGCCCGTGGGAGGCGGAAGCTGGTCGGTCTCGTTGGAGATGGACACCCTGCCGTCGCGCCGGCCGAGGGGCACCGCCCAGAATGGGCCCTTGCTCTGCGCGTGGTACGTGAAAGAATCAGCGAACTTGTGTTGAGAATTTCTACTTGGAGAAGAATACACGCATTGTAAGCTTGGAACAGTGTGGCGAGTGCTCACCAGCCACACGGCGTCCCTGGCCATGAGTGCCAGcacgtcggcgcaggagacggtgTCCGGGCACGCCTTCTCCACGGCGGCCTTGACCCTCTCGATGAAGCCGAAGCCGCGCAGCGTCAGGTTCGGCTTCGCGTCCTTCTCCGCCGTGGTGTTCGCGGTGGAGTCCAGGAGCACCGAGCCGTCGCACCCCTGCATGCAGCAACGGAGGTGAGCAATCCAATGCAAGCCGAGATGCACAGAGCACATGAACAATGCAACGCAGCGCACGTACcctgacgaagcagtcgtggaagtgcATGCGGAGGAGCGGCCCGGCGAGGCTGGGTGCGGCGGAGAGCGCGCGCACCATCTCCTTCCGGACGACGTCCTCCACGCTGGGGCACGACTGGCTGTAGAACTTCTCGTCCAgctgcgccgacgccgccgccgccgcgaacgCCGAGAGCAGCAGGACCACGACGGCCGCCCTGGACGCCATCTCGAAGCGAAGCTGGTGGCCGGAGTTCGCCCAACCCAAGAGCGAGGCTAGCTTGCTGatgaggaaggaggagggggaagcGTGTGCTGCTGCTGAATTGGCGGCCAAGACACGGGGGCGGAGATTTATAGCGTCGGGCCGGGGCCTGCGCCCGCATGTGTTAGGCTGGCTTCCGAGCCTGCTTGCATGGCTCTGAGTGAGTTGTTATTCTTGCTCGCGGAATCTTTGCTGTAGCAGGTACAGCGGCCGGGTTACACCGACGTAGACAGACTGCTatgctgaagaagaagaagtgaagAACAAACATGTTCGATCAGCACCTACGCAGGTGGTTAGCATTGTACTATTGATTAGCACCGGTGGAAATTCACCGTCCGTGGGTTTGTTTAGTTGCTCTTTTCGAAACAGGGGGTTTGTACGGGCGATTGAGGACGTCTGAAATATCTTTACGGGAAGTTCTTGGCATGGATGCTATCGTTGTCATGCTATCAAGCAACTGAACCTTGCTGAATCCTTTCCGGAGAAACAAGCTCCGTCTGAATTTGCAATAGGACGCTGATACTTGACGAGTCCCCATACCCTAACCCCAGTATGGTCAAAATCTATACACGTAGACGTAGGCCTGTACTGTGTTTGCTTGAAGAAAACTGAACCGGAAAATACGCAGATCACAGAAAAGGATCGGGAAGCAAATCGCGGTACTGTACCACGTTTTGGCCAATAAAAAGAACGTCAGTACAGCGTGTTGGGTCGTTCGCATGTAGCGATCCTGCGGCTCCCTCTTCGCCCAAGCAGAACCTGGAAGTACGGCCTCTGCCCATGCAGTACTGATCGGTGATCGGCTCCAAGCCCTGCATCGCACGCAAACGCTGATGCCGGGCAGGAGGAGGCTGTCAGATTGGGCAGTCATCAACTCATCATCAGGCGGCTCTCACACAAACACACCACCTGAACACGCACACTTTCCAAAAGTGAAAATGAATGAACTGGTGAAAAAGACACAATCATAGGATCATGCATAACGGCCCAGCTCGAGTTTTTCACCTGAAAGCATCAGCAGCAGGAACGTGCATGTACTACAGACAGTGGCCGGCTGGTTGGTAAGCATCCACCCCATAATTCCAGCGCATGTGCAAACTGGGTTACAATACAGGGCGGCTAGGAGCCGAGCCAATCGAGCTCCCCATGATTGGGCAGGCGCCGATCAGCATTCAGGTACATACACGCAATCGCGTACCAAATTCGAAATTTTTATCAATCATCAGCCGCCTCAACAAAGAACCCACAAAAAACAGGAAATTTGACGAGCACAAGATGAAGGTGCGTTAGCCTATGAATGTATTAGGTAGTAGAGGCAGCTAGACAACAGTGTGGATTGCATCATGATTCACGGCCACATGGGGCAGCTCAAGGGCAGCGCAAATAAGGAACTCAATCCATGGGCGAGCTGAGTCGAGCTGTCCGCTAAACTACCGCGGCGGCCCAGGAGCCAGCCAGTAGCCCCCAGCAGCTGAATaaactggcggcggcgcgcatgtGGCCTCGTACTTGCCTTGGATTGAGAATCCGGCGCTGGTCGGAACTGACAGGGAGATCTCACCCTCCCCGGCTGCCTTGCAAATGACTGGGAGGGGCGACGGTTCTCCACTCGTTTTCGTGGTTTTTGAATTGAAGAACCGAGCTGCGACAATAATCCTATTCAAGGGCCTTTGAGCATGTCCAAGAGAGGGGCGGCTGAGGGGAGCTCCGTGTCCAGTGTCCCGGTTTCTCTAAAGCTCTGGGAAGATTGTGTCGCCAAGATTGAAGGGGAAGGGGACCGACGATCATGTCCGCTTGCTGCCCGCTTGGAACACGTGAAAGCGATGGGTTAAAAACAACAAAACCAAAATAAACTACGCGTCTCTCCCAAGAGCAAATGAAGTTTGATATAGAGTACTCTTTGAATATGTGTTGCAATTTTTTTGGAGGAACGGAGGAGCATTACAAGCCAATCTGCTATCTGTTCAGGGCTACAATTCCATGCGGCATTTTTCTTTCTTCGCACTTTCTATAGAGCAATCAATTAAAAACGAAAGATTAAACGTAGCAAGCCCGACAGTAACCAAGGCCACCGCCGGATGACGGCCGGCGGTCAGCACCGTCGGTggcaaggacgaccagaaacgGAGTGGTTAGCACAGTGGCCGAGAGTAGAGACACCACAGTGACCCCAAACTTGTCCTCGGGTttgtccctaaactctcaaaatatattttcaaatcTTAAAACTTATCAGCGGCAAGCAATGCTTTCTTCTGGTACGTTGCATTCACAACCACCAGTGATCACGTATGTGTTGCTTGGTACTTGATTGGGGATTTTAAAATGCACTCTAAGAGTTGAAGGACTTGGATGACATCCTGATACAAGTTGACGGAtctgaaaatgtattttgagaaTTTAGAAACCCTAATGACATCTTGAGACTAGTTCATGGacatgaaaatgcattttgagagtttagggatctAGATGGCATCCCACGACAGTTTAGGGACCGCACGTGTATTTTACTCCGAGAAAAAAGATGCACAAtgctcgatggcatcccacgACAGTTTAGGGACCGCACGTGTATTTTACTCCGAGGAAAAAGATGAACAATGCTCGGTATGTTATGAGCCTTTAAAGTTTAAATAGATCCTATTAAACATTCATCAACTACAATGTGTGCTATTTTCGGGCTTTTGAAGAATAGCACCACTCTTTTTTTCCGTACAACTTTCGGTAATAAGTTTCAAATCAAGTAACTTCAGCTCTTGCACAGTTACACCACATATTCATTCACCTTATCACCtaatgttcatttttttttggaaattttaGCTTTTTAAAAAGCAATATGGTATTATTTGTAATTTTGAATAAGACATTTAGTTGAGATGATGTTGGCATAATTTTGTGTTTTCAAGAAATGGAGGTCCGTAGGAGCAATTTGAAGATTTATATATCCTTATAGAGTGCGCGTGTGCTGCAACTAGTAGCAACGAACGGACGTGTGGCGTATACAGAGATGATGCTATCCGTTCATTCTTTTGTGCAGTCAGCCTGATCCTCTTCTGTTGGTAGCCTCCTGGTAGCTGATTAGTGACTGAACTTTGATTTATCTGATGTGATGATTGACTGGTGATGACTGAGCATATACCCATTGCCAATGATGTTGCTGTTgctttattgttattttcattctaagcatatgcccattgccaATGATGCTGCTGTTGCTTGTTGCTTTCATGTCATTACCTGTCTAAGCATATGGCTCCTGATTTGTGCAGTTACTTGTTGTGTTGTTCTAATGTtattctgagcatatgcccaaTGCCAAAGATATGTTCAACTCTGTTGTTTTGATTTATCTCAATTCTGTCCTAATTTCTGTCATTTTGCTACATGCTTTCATCTGATTCAGAATCTGAGCATATGCCCAATGCCAATGATAAGTTCATTCCTGTTGCAGTCATTTATATCAATTCTGCCCTAATTTATGTCATTTTGCTACATGCTTTCATCTAATTCAGAATCTGAGCTTATGCCCTTTGCAAATGATAAGTTCATTCTTGTTGCAGTCATTTATCTCAATCATGTCCTAATTTCTGTCATTTTGCTACATGCTATCATCTAATTCAGAATATGAGCTTATGCCCTTTGCAAATGATAAGTTCATTCCTATTGCAGTCATTTATCTCAATTATGTCCTAATTTCTATCATTTTGCTATATGCTATCATCTAATTCAGAATCTGAGCTTATGCCCTTTGCAAATGATAAGTTCATACCTGTTGCAGTCATTTATCTCAATTATGTCCTAATTTCTGTCATTTTGCTACATGCTTTCATCTAATTCAGAATCTGTGCTAATTTCTGTCATTTTGCTATATCCTTTCATCTGTTTCTGAATTtgagcattagccctttgccaatgatatgTTCATTTCTATTTTCTGAATCCGAGCTGTTcttgtcaggttatttgtaagGCCAATGATACTTTCTTTTGTCTATTTTTCTAGAAGACATGTCTTGGTACGTTGTCAGTATTGGTCGTCAAACTGGAGTGTACTCCAGCTGGGAGGCTTGCCATGATCAGGTGAATGGATTCAGGGGAGCATGCTAAAAGAAGTACAAGACCAAAGAGGAAGCGATGCAAACTTTTCATGGTGCAAAATTTGAAGCTACAGAGGTACCGGCGCAAGCTAGACCTATTATGAAGAATGACCAATGGGACTGTAAAGATATCTTAATGTTGTTAGAGGCTTTAATTATCCTAGTTTAAGCTGTAATAATTATGGTTTTAGTTTCAAAGTCTAAgtaattttagtttagttaCAAACTCTAGTTTCCTCAAAAACTATGTTCGGCCACTACGACTGGTAACTTCACCGGTTGAATGCAAGTAGTGATGGTAACCGCCTCTACGTGACCAACCAAACAACATCTGTTTTTTGAATTTCGGGTTCGTACGTGTAACCAATCACCGTATCCTCGCGGCCTGGTTCAACTGAAACTACAACCAAACACGACCCCTTTGCATCCCCAGAACCTGGTTCCGGTCGGCCTGGTTCCCTGGTGCTAGCCAGGCTCCTCAGGGAAGAGAACCAATCACACCCTTCATCTCCAGCAGTAACGAGCCTTCCTGACCAGCTGACCTTACCCCTTCTTCGGCCTCTCTCTGCTTTGCGTTCTCACTCTCGTTGCCAAGCTGCCCACTCCAATCCTCCATCCTCTCCATCCTTCCTCTCAATCCCTACCAAAAATGGATTCGGTAGGAGTGATGCTCACTAGTAGGTTAGGTGAGCGAGCACCTCAGAGAAGGGGTGGGATTAGAGTCGTAAGGGTTTGGCGCTGCCGGTGGCAGTGTCGGAATTGGAGGCGATGTCTTTCAGAGAGAAGCCCGTACAGGATAGAGTAGCGCTCCTCGGCCACGATGGTGACGCCGCTCGCCGGGGATCGACCT
This sequence is a window from Setaria italica strain Yugu1 chromosome III, Setaria_italica_v2.0, whole genome shotgun sequence. Protein-coding genes within it:
- the LOC101757149 gene encoding peroxidase 1 gives rise to the protein MWRERQRLRPPPPLLVAAAALVVVSALASAPEAALQVGFYHETCPIAEDVVLAEMRLILMEDATVAPALLRMHYHDCFVQGCDGSIMLRSRKKGNKTERDALPNRSMRGYDAIERIKARLEAVCPLTVSCADIIAMAARDAVYLSHGPWYDVETGRRDGNLTVAEYVENDLPPPDSNIVDVKTFFSVKSLNSKDIAVLFGCHSIGTSHCGPIQKRLYNFTGSMDQDPSLNPDYAAELKKLCPPPRPGVDDDGGEGKTKVPLDPGSNYTFDLSYYRHVLATGGLFQSDGSLLHDPVTRGYVEKVAKAKSPDEYYADFAAAMVKMGRTDVLVGDLGEIRPTCGIFVD
- the LOC101757536 gene encoding peroxidase 1 isoform X2, translated to MASRAAVVVLLLSAFAAAAASAQLDEKFYSQSCPSVEDVVRKEMVRALSAAPSLAGPLLRMHFHDCFVRGCDGSVLLDSTANTTAEKDAKPNLTLRGFGFIERVKAAVEKACPDTVSCADVLALMARDAVWLSKGPFWAVPLGRRDGRVSISNETDQLPPPTGNFTELTQIFATKNLDAKDLVVLSAGHTLGTSHCFSFSDRLYNFTGMDNAHDTDPTLDPMYMARLRGKCPSLDDNTTLVEMDPGSFKTFDLSYFGHVAKRRGLFHSDGALLTDPFTRAYVLRHATGAYREEFFADFAASMVKMGSVEVLTGSQGEIRKKCSVVN
- the LOC101757536 gene encoding peroxidase 1 isoform X1, with translation MASRAAVVVLLLSAFAAAAASAQLDEKFYSQSCPSVEDVVRKEMVRALSAAPSLAGPLLRMHFHDCFVRGCDGSVLLDSTANTTAEKDAKPNLTLRGFGFIERVKAAVEKACPDTVSCADVLALMARDAVWLVSTRHTVPSLQCVYSSPSRNSQHKFADSFTYHAQSKGPFWAVPLGRRDGRVSISNETDQLPPPTGNFTELTQIFATKNLDAKDLVVLSAGHTLGTSHCFSFSDRLYNFTGMDNAHDTDPTLDPMYMARLRGKCPSLDDNTTLVEMDPGSFKTFDLSYFGHVAKRRGLFHSDGALLTDPFTRAYVLRHATGAYREEFFADFAASMVKMGSVEVLTGSQGEIRKKCSVVN